A window of the Verminephrobacter eiseniae EF01-2 genome harbors these coding sequences:
- a CDS encoding amidohydrolase family protein produces MRTCLKASYVIGFNGAGHELWQNGEVVFSGDRIEFVGRNFPGTVDRTVDYGHALICPGLIDLDALGDLDSTVLTLDNGNRLEMGRMWSEEYLERGPWETYTEEEERFKYRYAFTQLIRNGITTALPITSMYYRQWAEHYQEFANVAEIAIELGIRAYIGPAYMSGISYVRRDRSLGQFWDEARGLAGLDEALRFCRDFDGSGNGLIRGLLAPDRIETCTPALLERTAAASAELNAPVRLHCCQSVYEFEMVKRLRNTTPLGWLERTGLLNARAILPHGIYFSGHPQVSDPSADDWQRLTASEVSLVHCPAVFARSGGALNSFGRYRAAGINLGLGTDTWPPDLLHNMQIGLYIARVLEGDSTQTSTADMFNAATLGGAKALGRDDLGRLSAGALADIVVFDLKGAHLGPFFEPLKNLILAGRGSDCRASYIGGRCVMEDFQVGATDSAALQAQADRQFAKLMASHPSRAFGQPPLERIFHPVFPWAEAAAGGC; encoded by the coding sequence ATGCGCACCTGTCTCAAGGCTTCTTATGTCATTGGCTTCAACGGCGCTGGCCATGAGCTATGGCAAAACGGCGAAGTGGTCTTTTCCGGCGACCGGATCGAGTTTGTCGGTCGCAACTTTCCTGGTACCGTCGACCGCACCGTCGATTATGGACATGCGCTCATCTGCCCCGGACTCATCGATCTGGATGCGCTGGGCGACCTCGATTCCACGGTACTGACCCTGGACAACGGCAACCGGCTCGAAATGGGTCGGATGTGGTCGGAAGAATATCTGGAGCGCGGCCCGTGGGAAACCTACACCGAAGAAGAAGAACGCTTCAAATATCGCTACGCATTCACGCAATTGATCCGCAACGGCATCACCACCGCGCTGCCGATCACCTCGATGTACTACCGCCAGTGGGCCGAGCATTATCAGGAATTTGCCAACGTTGCCGAGATTGCCATCGAACTCGGCATTCGGGCCTATATCGGCCCGGCCTACATGAGCGGCATCAGCTACGTGCGCCGGGACCGCAGCCTGGGCCAGTTTTGGGACGAAGCACGCGGACTGGCCGGATTGGATGAAGCGCTGCGCTTTTGCCGCGATTTCGACGGCAGCGGCAACGGCCTCATTCGCGGCCTGCTGGCGCCAGACCGGATAGAAACCTGCACGCCAGCCCTGCTGGAGCGCACCGCCGCCGCCAGCGCCGAATTGAACGCACCGGTGCGCCTGCACTGCTGCCAATCGGTGTATGAATTTGAAATGGTCAAGCGCCTGCGCAACACCACCCCGCTAGGCTGGCTGGAACGCACCGGCCTGCTGAACGCGCGCGCCATCCTTCCGCACGGCATTTATTTCAGCGGCCACCCGCAGGTGTCCGACCCATCCGCCGACGATTGGCAGCGCCTGACAGCCTCGGAAGTCAGCCTGGTGCACTGCCCGGCGGTATTTGCGCGCAGCGGCGGAGCGCTCAACTCCTTTGGCCGCTACCGGGCCGCCGGCATCAACCTCGGGCTGGGCACCGACACCTGGCCGCCAGACCTGCTGCACAACATGCAAATCGGCCTGTATATCGCCCGCGTGCTGGAAGGCGACAGCACACAGACCAGCACCGCCGACATGTTCAACGCCGCCACCCTTGGCGGCGCCAAGGCGCTGGGGCGAGACGACCTGGGGCGGCTCAGCGCCGGCGCCCTGGCCGATATCGTCGTGTTCGATCTGAAGGGCGCGCACCTGGGGCCATTCTTCGAGCCGCTGAAAAACCTGATCCTGGCCGGACGAGGCAGCGACTGCCGCGCCAGCTATATCGGCGGGCGTTGCGTGATGGAAGATTTTCAGGTCGGCGCCACGGATTCAGCCGCTTTGCAAGCGCAGGCGGACAGGCAATTCGCTAAACTGATGGCCAGCCACCCATCACGCGCCTTCGGCCAGCCGCCGCTGGAGCGTATTTTTCATCCGGTGTTTCCGTGGGCTGAGGCTGCTGCGGGCGGCTGTTGA
- a CDS encoding amidohydrolase family protein, whose amino-acid sequence MTGDQVIRNVRPLGAAAVDIVLHRATIGAIVPAGSAAADIPCLLDGGARLLLPGLVESHVHFDKTLWGMAWHSNTSGPGLSDKVANERRVLRAIDVPLAERAGPLIEHCIARGSLYFRCHIDIDPELKLERVHAMLALRERYRDVIDMQFVAFPQAGMLIQPGTLELMRAALELGVEHVGGLDPAGMDGDPIRHLEGIFALATRYDRGIDIHLHDRGSLGLWQVERIADFTKACGRSGRVMISHAFCLGMLPTEQLLPLADRLAELGISIMTSGNAGIDVPPVALLRSRGVNVCSGSDGIRDPWSPMGNGDMLERAMLIALRYRWNKDQELAMAFDIVSAGGARALGIANYGLDVGCPANFVLVPAENPSEALINRPAMRTVISRGRIVARAGQFAGQQ is encoded by the coding sequence ATGACAGGCGATCAAGTCATACGCAATGTGCGTCCGCTGGGCGCGGCTGCCGTCGATATCGTGCTGCATCGGGCAACGATAGGCGCCATCGTGCCCGCCGGCAGTGCCGCAGCGGATATCCCCTGCCTGCTGGATGGCGGCGCTCGGTTGCTATTGCCCGGATTGGTGGAAAGCCATGTCCATTTCGACAAAACGCTGTGGGGCATGGCTTGGCATTCCAACACCTCGGGGCCAGGCTTGAGCGACAAGGTTGCCAATGAGCGGCGCGTGCTCAGGGCCATCGACGTGCCGCTGGCAGAGCGCGCCGGCCCCTTGATCGAGCATTGCATTGCGCGTGGCTCGCTGTATTTTCGCTGTCACATCGATATCGACCCGGAGTTGAAGCTGGAGCGTGTCCACGCGATGCTGGCGCTGCGCGAACGCTACCGCGATGTCATCGACATGCAGTTTGTCGCCTTTCCCCAAGCCGGCATGCTGATTCAGCCGGGCACCCTGGAGTTGATGCGCGCAGCGCTGGAACTGGGCGTGGAGCATGTCGGCGGGCTGGACCCGGCGGGCATGGACGGCGACCCCATCCGGCATCTCGAAGGCATATTTGCATTGGCAACGCGCTACGACCGAGGCATCGACATCCATCTGCACGACCGTGGCAGCCTGGGGCTGTGGCAGGTGGAACGCATCGCCGACTTCACCAAAGCCTGCGGCCGGTCTGGCCGCGTCATGATCAGCCACGCCTTCTGCCTTGGCATGCTGCCCACCGAGCAATTGCTGCCGCTGGCCGACCGGCTGGCCGAGTTGGGCATCTCGATCATGACCTCCGGCAACGCAGGCATCGACGTGCCGCCGGTTGCCTTGCTGCGCAGCCGTGGCGTCAATGTCTGCTCCGGCTCGGATGGCATACGCGACCCCTGGAGCCCCATGGGCAACGGCGACATGCTGGAGCGGGCGATGCTGATTGCGCTGCGCTATCGCTGGAACAAAGATCAGGAACTGGCCATGGCCTTCGACATCGTGAGCGCCGGCGGTGCCCGGGCGCTGGGAATCGCCAACTACGGCCTGGACGTTGGATGCCCCGCCAATTTCGTGCTGGTGCCGGCAGAAAATCCAAGCGAAGCACTGATCAATCGTCCCGCCATGCGCACCGTCATCAGCCGTGGGCGGATAGTGGCGCGCGCCGGCCAATTTGCAGGACAGCAATGA
- a CDS encoding amidohydrolase family protein, with protein MQNLQQIDVLIEHGCIITMDAQRRVLDDGALAVHGQRIVAVGATDALRQRYQAARVLDARRKAVLPGLIDAHAHAGHAMLKTMGGGNGEAWMHACKTIYTSASDENFWEVESHLAALERLKAGVTTGVSLLGGGDSIMRVDDPVYAQRHCAAVAKTGTRSVVAVGPSRPPAPRNYTTYAAHGATVRAVDFDTMYAVCQAIIDACHDSADQRIKIALTLPVYGPAFDPELAAFEAIYRSQAGQYMALARARGLTFTQDGHRAGTLAFAHRELGLLGRASFMSHAIDLTGEDIALCRETGTSIVHNPSAIMSIRGRCPVPELIDAGVNVAIGSDGAAPDRGYDMFRHMSQCMHYHRRHFRDAGVLPHGKVLEMVTIDAARALSMEQDIGSLEAGKKADIILVDLFKPHLMPLNMPVYRITCFANAGDVCTTIVDGNILMEDYRVLSVDETEVLERVTIEAERMLERSGLRHLLDAPPRLWGASHY; from the coding sequence ATGCAAAACTTACAGCAGATCGATGTATTGATCGAACATGGCTGCATCATCACCATGGATGCGCAGCGCCGCGTGCTCGACGATGGCGCGCTGGCCGTCCACGGCCAGCGGATCGTCGCCGTCGGCGCCACGGACGCATTGCGGCAGCGCTACCAGGCCGCGCGCGTGCTCGATGCGCGCCGCAAGGCGGTATTGCCGGGCTTGATCGATGCGCATGCGCACGCCGGCCACGCGATGCTCAAGACCATGGGCGGCGGCAACGGCGAGGCCTGGATGCATGCCTGCAAAACCATTTACACCAGCGCCTCCGACGAAAATTTTTGGGAAGTCGAATCGCATCTGGCCGCGCTGGAGCGCTTGAAAGCCGGCGTGACCACGGGCGTGTCGCTGCTGGGCGGGGGCGACTCCATCATGCGCGTGGACGACCCCGTGTATGCGCAGCGCCACTGCGCGGCGGTGGCCAAAACCGGCACCCGCTCCGTGGTGGCCGTCGGCCCGTCGCGCCCGCCGGCGCCGCGCAACTACACCACTTATGCAGCCCATGGCGCGACCGTGCGGGCGGTCGATTTCGACACCATGTATGCGGTCTGCCAAGCCATCATCGACGCATGCCACGACAGCGCAGACCAGCGCATCAAGATCGCGCTGACATTGCCGGTGTATGGCCCGGCCTTCGACCCTGAACTCGCCGCCTTCGAAGCCATCTATCGCAGCCAGGCCGGGCAATACATGGCGCTGGCGCGTGCACGCGGGCTGACCTTCACGCAGGACGGCCATCGCGCCGGCACCCTCGCATTTGCCCACCGGGAACTGGGTTTGCTGGGTCGCGCATCGTTCATGTCGCATGCCATCGACCTGACCGGGGAAGACATTGCCCTGTGCCGCGAAACCGGCACTTCCATCGTGCACAACCCCAGCGCCATCATGTCGATTCGCGGGCGCTGCCCGGTGCCGGAACTGATCGACGCCGGCGTCAACGTGGCCATCGGCTCCGACGGCGCAGCGCCCGATCGCGGCTATGACATGTTCCGCCACATGTCGCAGTGCATGCACTACCACCGGCGCCACTTCCGCGATGCCGGCGTATTGCCGCATGGCAAAGTGCTGGAAATGGTGACCATCGATGCGGCCCGGGCGCTATCGATGGAGCAGGACATCGGCTCGCTCGAAGCCGGCAAGAAAGCCGACATCATTCTGGTCGATCTGTTCAAGCCGCACCTGATGCCGCTGAACATGCCGGTCTACCGCATCACCTGCTTTGCCAATGCCGGCGACGTCTGCACCACCATCGTCGATGGCAACATCCTGATGGAAGATTACCGCGTGCTGTCCGTCGATGAAACCGAAGTGCTGGAGCGCGTCACGATCGAGGCCGAACGCATGCTGGAGCGCAGCGGCCTGCGCCATCTGCTCGACGCGCCGCCCCGGCTCTGGGGGGCGAGCCATTATTGA
- a CDS encoding oligopeptide/dipeptide ABC transporter ATP-binding protein gives MTSLFISHNLAVVRFISTRVGVMYLGRLVEVAPTEMLFERPQHPYTQLLMDAIPRLEHGRRRVRNASGDVPSPLDPPGGCTFHPRCPLAMERCRSETPLLKAAADGSAVACHAVVPTVHASAA, from the coding sequence ATGACCAGCCTGTTCATCAGCCACAACCTGGCGGTCGTGCGCTTCATCTCGACCCGGGTCGGCGTCATGTACCTGGGGCGACTGGTCGAGGTGGCGCCGACCGAAATGCTGTTCGAGCGGCCACAGCATCCCTACACGCAACTGCTGATGGATGCGATTCCCCGGCTGGAACATGGCCGCCGTCGCGTGCGCAATGCCAGCGGCGATGTGCCAAGCCCGCTCGATCCGCCCGGCGGCTGCACCTTTCATCCACGTTGTCCGCTGGCCATGGAGCGCTGCCGCAGCGAAACGCCATTGCTCAAAGCCGCCGCCGACGGCAGCGCAGTGGCCTGCCATGCGGTCGTTCCCACCGTGCACGCATCAGCGGCCTGA
- a CDS encoding ABC transporter ATP-binding protein: MVVMNERHSQRPPLLQVANLHVEIPTRHGVLKALEDVSFAIHAGEIVGFVGESGAGKSLTGMAVLGLLDAPARVASGAILFDGRRLDTLGPQAMRKIRGKQIGAIFQDPLVSLNPLLTIGDQLIETMTTHLEIGPKEAAQRAVEWMRAVGIPAPQERLHAYPHQFSGGMRQRIVIALALCAEPKLVVADEPTTALDVSVQAQVLELLKQLCRERGTAILLVTHDMGVIAENADRVAVMYAGRIVEQGPVEDIVSAPRHPYSRGLMGAIPPLEHAVEWLTQIEGAMPRLNAKPQGCAFNPRCPAVTPQCRERRAEIRSLGNSQVDCWHPVDH, from the coding sequence ATGGTTGTCATGAACGAGCGCCATAGCCAGCGCCCGCCGTTGCTGCAAGTAGCGAACCTGCATGTGGAGATTCCCACGCGCCACGGTGTGCTCAAGGCGTTGGAGGACGTTTCATTTGCGATTCATGCGGGCGAGATTGTCGGCTTTGTCGGTGAATCCGGCGCCGGCAAATCGCTCACCGGCATGGCGGTGCTCGGCCTGCTGGATGCCCCGGCGCGGGTGGCGTCTGGCGCCATTTTGTTCGACGGCAGGCGTTTGGACACCTTGGGGCCGCAAGCCATGCGGAAAATTCGCGGCAAGCAGATCGGCGCGATTTTTCAAGACCCGTTGGTGAGCCTGAACCCCTTGCTGACAATCGGCGACCAGTTGATCGAGACCATGACGACCCACCTGGAGATCGGGCCAAAAGAAGCGGCGCAGCGCGCAGTGGAGTGGATGCGCGCCGTCGGCATTCCTGCGCCGCAAGAGCGCCTGCATGCTTATCCGCACCAGTTTTCCGGCGGCATGCGCCAACGCATCGTGATTGCCCTGGCGCTGTGCGCCGAGCCGAAACTGGTGGTCGCCGACGAGCCCACCACGGCGCTGGATGTGTCGGTGCAAGCGCAGGTGCTGGAGTTGTTGAAGCAGTTGTGCCGCGAGCGCGGCACCGCGATTTTGCTGGTGACGCACGATATGGGCGTGATCGCAGAAAACGCCGACCGGGTGGCCGTCATGTACGCCGGTCGCATCGTGGAGCAGGGGCCGGTGGAAGATATCGTATCGGCGCCGCGCCATCCCTATTCACGCGGTCTGATGGGCGCCATTCCGCCGCTCGAGCATGCCGTCGAATGGCTGACGCAAATCGAAGGCGCCATGCCGCGCCTGAATGCCAAGCCGCAAGGCTGCGCCTTCAATCCGCGCTGCCCGGCGGTCACCCCGCAATGCCGGGAGCGCCGGGCAGAAATCCGGTCGCTCGGCAACAGTCAGGTCGATTGCTGGCATCCGGTTGATCATTGA
- a CDS encoding ABC transporter permease produces MAALLAFLQRARNSDLSYSFLRSPEALIGAAVLALYAMFALFAPWLATQDPFDPAALNLMDARMPPAWLEGGAPMYWFGTDGQGRDLLSVMLYGLRVSLIVAITATVLSMVIGVTLGLFSGYAGGRLDNFIMRVADVQLSFPTILVALLIDGLARTVLPKEIQEQVAIWVVVAAIGLSNWVQYARTVRGVTMVEQSKDYVNAARLIGLGKWRILFCHVLPNVLNPVLVIATLSIGMAILTEATLSFLGLGVPPTSPSLGTLIRLGNEVLFAGEWWVTVMPGVCLMVLVLAINLFGDWLRDVLNPRLK; encoded by the coding sequence ATGGCCGCACTACTCGCCTTTTTGCAGCGCGCCCGCAACTCGGATTTGAGTTACAGCTTTTTGCGCAGCCCGGAAGCCTTGATCGGCGCTGCGGTGCTGGCGCTTTACGCAATGTTCGCCCTGTTTGCGCCCTGGCTGGCGACGCAAGACCCCTTCGACCCCGCCGCCTTGAATCTGATGGATGCGCGCATGCCACCGGCCTGGCTGGAGGGCGGCGCGCCGATGTATTGGTTCGGCACGGATGGCCAGGGGCGCGATTTGCTGTCGGTGATGTTGTACGGCTTGCGCGTATCGCTGATCGTTGCCATTACCGCGACGGTGTTGTCGATGGTCATCGGCGTCACGCTCGGCCTGTTCAGCGGTTATGCGGGTGGCCGCCTGGATAATTTCATCATGCGCGTGGCCGATGTGCAACTGAGTTTTCCGACGATTTTGGTGGCCTTGCTGATCGATGGCCTGGCGCGCACCGTGCTGCCCAAGGAAATCCAGGAGCAGGTCGCCATTTGGGTCGTGGTGGCAGCGATCGGATTGTCGAACTGGGTGCAGTATGCGCGCACCGTGCGCGGCGTGACCATGGTCGAGCAGTCCAAGGATTATGTCAACGCGGCGCGCCTGATTGGTCTGGGGAAATGGCGGATTCTGTTTTGCCATGTCTTGCCCAATGTGCTCAACCCGGTCTTGGTGATTGCCACCTTGTCCATCGGCATGGCGATTTTGACGGAAGCCACGCTGAGCTTTCTGGGTCTCGGCGTGCCGCCGACCTCGCCTTCGCTGGGGACCTTGATCCGGCTGGGCAATGAGGTGCTGTTTGCGGGCGAGTGGTGGGTCACGGTGATGCCCGGCGTGTGCCTGATGGTGCTGGTGCTGGCGATCAATCTGTTCGGCGACTGGCTGCGCGATGTGCTCAATCCGCGCTTGAAATAA